In Streptomyces sp. NBC_01381, a genomic segment contains:
- a CDS encoding alpha/beta fold hydrolase codes for MTAEPVRVPVHVEEAGSGGPLLLCLHGIGSSSAAFAPQLAELSAYVRVVAWDAPGYAKSPDPEGPLDLDGFADAAAEVIRERGASAHVLGVSWGGVIALRLAARHPELVDSLIVADSSAGSGTDPAKADGMRQRAAELAELGPRAFAERRGPRLVSPDAPPELVRRVVDTMAASVRLPGYAYAAESMAAADLRTEIARITAPTLVLCGDQDRVTGVEASQAIAGSLHKTAYVIVKDAGHLANQERPGAFNAWVLSHLRITARIPEQAQAAGQAHITE; via the coding sequence GTGACGGCCGAGCCCGTGCGCGTGCCCGTGCATGTCGAGGAGGCGGGTTCCGGCGGTCCGCTGCTGCTGTGCCTGCACGGCATCGGTTCGTCGTCCGCCGCCTTCGCACCACAGCTCGCCGAGCTGTCCGCGTACGTGCGTGTGGTGGCCTGGGATGCTCCCGGGTACGCCAAGTCACCCGATCCTGAAGGGCCGTTGGACCTGGACGGCTTCGCCGACGCGGCGGCCGAGGTGATCCGCGAGCGCGGCGCGAGCGCCCATGTGCTCGGCGTCTCGTGGGGCGGCGTGATCGCACTGCGCCTTGCCGCCCGCCACCCCGAGCTGGTCGATTCGCTGATCGTCGCTGACTCCAGCGCCGGTTCCGGGACCGATCCGGCGAAGGCCGACGGCATGCGGCAGCGGGCCGCCGAGCTCGCGGAGCTCGGGCCGCGGGCGTTCGCCGAGCGGCGCGGGCCCCGGCTCGTCTCACCGGACGCGCCGCCCGAGCTGGTCCGGCGGGTCGTCGACACCATGGCCGCGTCGGTGCGCCTGCCCGGATACGCGTACGCCGCCGAGTCCATGGCCGCGGCCGACCTGCGCACCGAAATCGCCCGGATCACCGCGCCCACCCTCGTCCTCTGCGGCGACCAGGACCGGGTCACCGGCGTCGAGGCCTCGCAGGCGATCGCCGGGTCCCTGCACAAGACCGCCTACGTGATCGTCAAGGACGCCGGTCACCTGGCCAACCAGGAGCGGCCCGGGGCCTTCAACGCCTGGGTGCTCTCCCACCTCCGCATCACCGCCCGTATCCCCGAGCAGGCCCAGGCCGCCGGGCAAGCCCACATCACTGAGTAG
- a CDS encoding aspartate dehydrogenase domain-containing protein codes for MTRVRKVGIVGWGAIGRVVGTALAEQHVPGAELTCLVDNRPLGESAPAPQVSFDEAMERCDLVVEAAGQGVVREWGERVLASGTDLLIASTGALTDDDLAKRLLAAGPGRVYFTGGAVGGLDLLQAVRSLGPLDEVALTTTKLPSTLEQPWMDEELLSRMRTATEPVEVMSGTARDVPVKFPKSTNVAASVALAVGDLDAVRVRVVADPGAHHTRHVVEASGPHGAYRFEVAHLPDPGNPATSQVVPYAVLRSLAALAGRTGQIL; via the coding sequence ATGACGCGCGTACGCAAGGTCGGCATCGTCGGCTGGGGCGCGATCGGCCGGGTCGTCGGCACAGCGCTCGCCGAACAGCACGTGCCCGGCGCCGAGTTGACCTGTCTCGTCGACAACCGTCCGCTCGGCGAGAGCGCCCCGGCCCCGCAGGTCTCCTTCGACGAGGCCATGGAGCGCTGCGATCTCGTCGTGGAGGCGGCGGGCCAGGGTGTCGTACGCGAATGGGGCGAGCGCGTGCTCGCCTCCGGGACCGATCTCCTGATCGCCTCGACCGGCGCGCTCACCGACGATGACCTTGCCAAACGGCTCCTCGCCGCGGGGCCCGGCCGGGTGTACTTCACCGGGGGCGCGGTCGGCGGTCTCGATCTGCTCCAGGCGGTGCGCTCCCTCGGCCCGCTCGACGAGGTCGCCCTCACCACCACCAAGCTGCCGTCCACCCTCGAACAACCGTGGATGGACGAGGAGTTGCTGTCCCGCATGCGGACCGCCACCGAGCCCGTCGAGGTGATGTCCGGGACCGCGCGCGACGTCCCGGTGAAGTTCCCCAAGTCGACGAACGTCGCGGCGTCGGTCGCGCTGGCCGTCGGCGACCTGGACGCTGTGCGGGTCCGGGTCGTCGCCGACCCCGGCGCCCACCACACGCGGCACGTCGTCGAGGCGTCGGGACCGCACGGGGCGTACCGCTTCGAGGTGGCGCATCTGCCGGACCCGGGCAACCCGGCGACCAGCCAGGTCGTGCCGTACGCGGTCCTGCGCAGCCTCGCCGCGCTCGCCGGGCGTACGGGGCAGATCCTGTGA
- a CDS encoding cupin domain-containing protein, translated as MPLTTTEYDDGGDLGKYTDSLIATKESRVADFSTLSFQEKAGPQYRRGQIRYVGSGATGNHENDSRILPSGGFTFSNMLLPPGAEGPEHTHHDVEEAFFVLEGRVKVGIHRGADEVEYRTLGYRDMIVVPAGVARSLKNEGDTDALFCVVIGTQKPQVPTYPEHSPMHGVTRD; from the coding sequence ATGCCTCTGACCACCACCGAGTACGACGACGGCGGCGACCTCGGCAAGTACACCGACTCGCTGATCGCCACCAAGGAGTCCCGCGTCGCGGACTTCAGCACCCTCTCCTTCCAGGAGAAGGCGGGCCCGCAGTACCGCCGCGGGCAGATCCGTTACGTCGGCTCCGGCGCGACCGGCAACCACGAGAACGACAGCCGCATCCTGCCGTCCGGCGGCTTCACCTTCTCCAACATGCTGCTTCCGCCCGGCGCCGAGGGCCCCGAGCACACCCACCACGACGTCGAGGAGGCGTTCTTCGTCCTGGAGGGCCGGGTCAAGGTCGGCATCCACCGCGGCGCCGACGAGGTGGAGTACCGCACGCTCGGCTACCGCGACATGATCGTCGTGCCGGCCGGTGTGGCCCGCTCCCTCAAGAACGAGGGCGACACCGACGCCCTGTTCTGCGTCGTCATCGGCACGCAGAAGCCGCAGGTGCCGACCTACCCCGAGCACTCGCCGATGCACGGCGTCACCCGTGACTGA
- a CDS encoding VOC family protein, producing the protein MSQPPIARLRALRSVELLTPAFTEAADFYQEVWGLETVESERGTAAWLRGTGAEHHALQLTRADRTGLGRISFAVATPAEVDEAARRLLARGITPVAGPGPLDQVGGGYGLRFTDHEHRLIEISAEVEAVAPRGRDGAVPVGVTHAVLNTTDIDASVAFYRDVLGLRVSDWSEHQMAFLRCNADHHCIAFNQAEWVSLNHVAYEMSSVDHFMRGLGRLRHHGVVPQWGPGRHGPGNNTFSYFADPSGLVCEYTSEVAQIVEDQWIARVWRRVPELSDLWGTAGPPSKEIRCHMAGSPDPGPLSAHKKLEVQA; encoded by the coding sequence ATGTCCCAACCTCCCATCGCCCGACTGCGCGCCCTGCGCTCCGTCGAACTGCTCACCCCCGCCTTCACCGAGGCCGCCGACTTCTACCAGGAGGTCTGGGGTCTGGAGACCGTCGAGTCGGAGCGCGGCACGGCCGCCTGGCTGCGCGGCACCGGCGCCGAGCACCACGCACTCCAGCTCACCCGCGCCGACCGCACCGGACTCGGCAGGATTTCCTTCGCGGTGGCCACACCCGCCGAGGTCGACGAGGCGGCGCGGCGGCTGCTCGCGCGCGGCATCACACCGGTCGCCGGGCCAGGCCCGCTCGACCAGGTCGGCGGCGGCTACGGCCTGCGCTTCACCGACCACGAGCACCGGCTCATCGAGATCAGCGCGGAGGTCGAGGCGGTCGCCCCGCGCGGCCGGGACGGCGCCGTGCCGGTCGGTGTCACGCACGCGGTCCTCAACACCACGGACATCGACGCCTCGGTCGCCTTCTACCGCGACGTCCTCGGCCTGCGCGTCTCCGACTGGTCCGAGCACCAGATGGCGTTCCTGCGCTGCAACGCCGACCACCACTGCATCGCCTTCAACCAGGCGGAGTGGGTCTCCCTCAACCACGTGGCGTACGAGATGAGTTCGGTCGACCACTTCATGCGGGGCCTCGGCCGGCTGCGGCACCACGGCGTCGTCCCGCAGTGGGGGCCAGGCCGGCACGGCCCCGGCAACAACACCTTCTCCTACTTCGCCGACCCCTCCGGGCTCGTCTGCGAGTACACGTCCGAGGTCGCGCAGATCGTCGAGGACCAGTGGATCGCACGGGTCTGGCGGCGCGTCCCGGAGCTTTCCGACCTGTGGGGGACGGCCGGGCCGCCCTCCAAGGAGATCCGCTGCCACATGGCGGGGTCGCCCGACCCCGGCCCGCTCTCCGCCCACAAGAAACTGGAGGTTCAGGCATGA
- a CDS encoding amidohydrolase → MHPTDLPAQDRGGSVDLLVHGGDVLTVDPSGTVVTDGAVAVRAGKIVEVGPAERLRATYEAAEELDAEGCLVLPGLINTHTHLAMTLFRGIADDVTLQGFLARVIPAEAERLSPETVTAGMLGAIAESVRAGVTAALDMYWFHEAAEAVARDAGWRLLTGPTFMDVPGPPDGRAYADRLGWAAADLAARTPAPGTRPVLFAHSAYTLVPEQLTAITALAREHGALLHIHAAENAGEVATVVEQHGMRPVELLESLGVLGPDTLLAHAVDLTDAEIAMLARTGTAVAHCPVSNLKLGCGIARVPDLLDAGVTVGLGTDGAVSSNTLDLLGAVNLAALVHKAGGDPTAVGAEQAVRMATIESARALGLADQLGSLESGKRADLIVLDLSRPHLAPRHDPWSMLAYSAASSDVRDTVVDGRVLMRDRTLETVDEQHALSTLRDAAASTAPISTSEVASTV, encoded by the coding sequence ATGCACCCCACTGACCTGCCGGCCCAGGACCGGGGCGGCTCCGTCGATCTCCTGGTCCACGGCGGCGACGTACTCACCGTCGACCCGTCGGGCACCGTCGTGACGGACGGCGCGGTCGCCGTCCGCGCCGGGAAGATCGTCGAGGTCGGCCCGGCGGAGCGGCTGCGGGCCACGTACGAGGCGGCCGAGGAGCTGGACGCCGAGGGCTGTCTCGTCCTTCCCGGCCTCATCAACACGCACACGCACCTCGCGATGACGCTGTTCCGCGGCATCGCCGACGACGTCACGCTGCAGGGCTTTCTGGCCCGCGTGATCCCGGCCGAGGCGGAGCGGCTCTCACCGGAGACGGTCACGGCGGGGATGCTCGGTGCGATCGCCGAGTCCGTACGCGCCGGGGTCACCGCCGCGCTCGACATGTACTGGTTCCACGAGGCGGCCGAGGCGGTGGCCCGCGACGCCGGGTGGCGGCTGCTCACCGGACCCACGTTCATGGACGTGCCGGGCCCGCCGGACGGCCGCGCCTACGCCGACCGACTCGGCTGGGCGGCGGCCGACCTCGCCGCCCGCACCCCGGCGCCGGGCACACGCCCGGTGCTCTTCGCGCACTCCGCGTACACCCTGGTGCCCGAGCAGCTGACGGCGATCACCGCGCTCGCCCGTGAGCACGGGGCCCTCCTGCACATCCACGCCGCCGAGAACGCGGGCGAGGTGGCAACCGTCGTCGAGCAGCACGGCATGCGCCCCGTGGAGCTGCTCGAATCGCTCGGCGTGCTCGGCCCCGACACGCTGCTGGCGCACGCGGTCGACCTCACCGACGCGGAAATCGCGATGCTCGCCCGCACCGGCACGGCGGTCGCACACTGCCCGGTGTCGAACCTGAAGCTGGGCTGCGGCATAGCCCGCGTCCCCGACCTCCTCGACGCGGGCGTCACGGTGGGCCTCGGCACGGACGGCGCGGTGAGCTCCAACACCCTCGATCTGCTCGGCGCGGTGAACCTCGCGGCGCTGGTGCACAAGGCGGGCGGCGACCCGACGGCGGTCGGCGCCGAGCAGGCGGTCCGCATGGCGACCATCGAGTCGGCGCGGGCGCTGGGCCTCGCCGACCAGCTCGGCTCGCTCGAATCCGGCAAGCGCGCGGACCTGATAGTCCTGGACCTCTCCCGGCCGCACCTCGCGCCCCGGCACGACCCGTGGTCGATGCTGGCGTACAGCGCCGCGTCCTCCGACGTCCGCGACACGGTCGTCGACGGCCGGGTCCTGATGCGCGACCGTACGCTGGAAACCGTGGACGAACAGCACGCGCTCAGCACCCTGCGGGACGCGGCGGCATCCACCGCACCGATCAGCACCTCCGAAGTGGCAAGCACCGTATGA
- a CDS encoding ABC transporter permease has protein sequence MSVDSALFHSALLALTPILLAALGGAICERAGVFNIGLEGMMLVGCFSGVAGSWFTGSAWLGVAFAALASAAYSMILAVGTIRLRGDAVVLGVALNLLAVGLTGFLLRTVFGVQGTFSDPELAGLGGIDIPFVGPVLSGHSALVYLSWAAVAVAAVFLARHPWGLRLRGVGEAPDAAATLGVSPAKYQYAAVLTSGVLCGLAGAQLALGNVTLFSENMTAGRGWIAVVAVMLGRALPLGVLLAGLLFGIAEAVGFRLQGLGMPQQATDAAPYVVTLVALFLSTARRRRRKSPPSPASPPSPVGEPA, from the coding sequence ATGAGCGTCGACTCCGCCCTGTTCCACTCCGCGCTGCTCGCGCTCACCCCGATCCTGCTCGCCGCACTCGGCGGCGCGATCTGTGAGCGGGCCGGCGTGTTCAACATCGGCCTCGAAGGCATGATGCTGGTCGGCTGCTTCAGCGGCGTCGCGGGCAGCTGGTTCACCGGAAGCGCCTGGCTGGGTGTCGCGTTCGCCGCCCTGGCTTCGGCGGCGTACTCGATGATTCTGGCCGTCGGGACGATCAGGCTGCGCGGCGACGCCGTCGTCCTCGGCGTCGCGCTGAACCTCCTCGCGGTCGGCCTCACCGGATTCCTGCTGCGTACGGTCTTCGGCGTGCAAGGCACCTTCTCCGACCCGGAGTTGGCGGGTCTCGGCGGCATCGACATCCCGTTCGTCGGTCCCGTCCTGTCCGGGCACTCCGCCCTCGTGTATCTGTCGTGGGCCGCCGTCGCCGTGGCGGCGGTGTTCCTCGCCCGCCACCCGTGGGGCCTGCGGCTTCGCGGCGTCGGCGAGGCGCCCGACGCGGCGGCGACGCTGGGCGTCAGTCCGGCGAAGTATCAGTACGCGGCCGTCCTGACGTCCGGCGTCCTGTGCGGGCTCGCGGGCGCTCAACTCGCCCTCGGCAACGTCACGTTGTTCTCCGAGAACATGACGGCGGGCCGTGGCTGGATCGCCGTGGTCGCCGTGATGCTGGGCCGCGCGCTGCCCCTTGGCGTGCTGCTCGCGGGGCTGCTCTTCGGCATCGCGGAGGCCGTCGGCTTCCGGCTGCAGGGGCTCGGCATGCCGCAGCAGGCGACCGACGCGGCTCCGTACGTGGTGACGCTGGTCGCCCTCTTCCTGTCCACGGCGCGCAGGCGCCGCCGCAAGTCCCCGCCATCCCCGGCATCCCCGCCATCCCCGGTAGGAGAACCCGCATGA
- a CDS encoding sulfite oxidase-like oxidoreductase, whose protein sequence is MTSETAFEPTRGFTGRARAADRDPRLPPGQYDAADGWPVLSAEVTPDLTPADWTFRVDGLVTSPRTWTWDEAHALPASEYRGDIHCVTSWSKFGVRFGGVSLDAFLAAAGPRPEATHVVAYSHTGYTTNLPLSDVTDGKAWIVWEYGDGPLPPEHGGPARLIVPHLYFWKSAKWIAGLRLLDHDEPGFWEQNGYHHRGNPWREERYSGD, encoded by the coding sequence ATGACCTCCGAAACGGCCTTCGAGCCCACCCGCGGCTTCACCGGCCGCGCCCGCGCCGCCGACCGCGATCCGCGGCTGCCGCCCGGCCAGTACGACGCGGCCGACGGCTGGCCGGTCCTCTCTGCCGAGGTGACGCCAGACCTGACGCCCGCGGACTGGACGTTCCGCGTGGACGGCCTGGTCACGTCCCCCCGCACCTGGACGTGGGACGAGGCGCACGCGCTGCCCGCGTCCGAGTACCGCGGGGACATCCACTGCGTGACCAGCTGGTCCAAGTTCGGGGTGCGCTTCGGCGGGGTGAGCCTCGACGCGTTCCTGGCCGCCGCGGGGCCGCGCCCCGAGGCCACGCACGTCGTCGCGTACTCGCACACCGGCTACACCACGAACCTCCCCCTGTCCGACGTCACGGACGGCAAGGCCTGGATCGTCTGGGAGTACGGGGACGGGCCCCTGCCGCCCGAGCACGGCGGGCCCGCCCGCCTGATCGTCCCGCACCTCTACTTCTGGAAGAGCGCGAAGTGGATCGCGGGGCTGCGGCTCCTCGACCACGACGAGCCGGGCTTCTGGGAACAGAACGGCTATCACCACCGGGGCAATCCCTGGCGGGAGGAGCGCTACTCCGGTGACTGA
- a CDS encoding MFS transporter, which produces MTIDASPDHAVRAAIAARFERLPLCRWHVTVRLIVGAVTFFEAFDQLLIAYALPGLRQEWDLSTSAATLLLTVGSIGMLVGALLSGRLADRIGRVKVIALCIALSSAANLALSLATSPEMFMGLRFIQGLAIGGEVPVAATFIAEITRSHKRGRFVLLYELVFPAGLTVGALVAAWVVPILGWRWMYALAALPGLLCILVQRKVPESPRWLADHGRAQEAADVMSGIEAEVERVTGKPLPPPAPEPLPAVAPGEGERGLRGLFTGRYRRRTLVIGVLWFTGYFVNYGITSWLPTIYQNRYGLSLSDALLYSTVTSCAGLLGCLVAALTVDRAGRRRVITGCLGGAAAMLLVLAFLGAGTPLQVLAWTSLAAVFFFGSNICLYLYTPELFPTRMRALGSSVGGAMNRLGVILGPIVVGAVYAGGRVSTVFVVLGAVAVVGAVVAALGAEETAGRRLEEVSP; this is translated from the coding sequence ATGACGATCGACGCTTCCCCGGACCATGCGGTCCGGGCCGCCATAGCCGCCCGCTTCGAACGGCTCCCCCTGTGCCGCTGGCACGTCACCGTCCGGCTCATCGTGGGCGCGGTCACCTTCTTCGAGGCCTTCGACCAGCTCCTGATCGCCTACGCCCTGCCGGGGCTGCGGCAGGAGTGGGACCTCAGCACCTCCGCAGCGACCCTGCTGCTCACCGTCGGCTCCATCGGCATGCTGGTCGGGGCGCTGCTCTCCGGGCGGCTCGCGGACCGGATCGGCCGGGTGAAGGTCATCGCGCTGTGCATCGCGCTGTCCAGCGCCGCCAACCTGGCCCTGTCCCTGGCCACCTCGCCCGAGATGTTCATGGGCCTGCGCTTCATCCAGGGCCTGGCGATCGGCGGCGAGGTTCCGGTGGCGGCGACCTTCATCGCCGAGATCACCCGCAGCCACAAACGCGGCCGCTTCGTCCTCCTCTACGAGCTGGTGTTCCCGGCGGGCCTGACCGTGGGCGCGCTCGTCGCGGCCTGGGTGGTGCCGATCCTCGGCTGGCGCTGGATGTACGCCCTGGCCGCGCTCCCGGGGCTGCTCTGCATCCTCGTACAGCGCAAGGTGCCCGAGTCGCCGCGGTGGCTCGCCGACCACGGCAGGGCGCAGGAGGCCGCCGATGTGATGAGCGGGATCGAGGCCGAGGTCGAACGGGTGACGGGGAAGCCGCTGCCGCCGCCCGCACCCGAGCCGCTTCCGGCCGTGGCGCCGGGGGAGGGGGAGCGAGGGCTGCGAGGCCTGTTCACCGGCCGCTACCGGCGGCGCACCCTCGTGATCGGCGTCCTCTGGTTCACCGGCTACTTCGTGAACTACGGCATCACGTCCTGGCTCCCCACGATCTACCAGAACCGCTACGGCCTCTCCCTCTCGGACGCGCTCCTCTACTCCACGGTCACGTCCTGTGCGGGGCTGCTCGGCTGCCTCGTCGCGGCGCTGACCGTCGACAGGGCGGGGCGCCGGCGGGTCATCACCGGGTGTCTTGGCGGGGCGGCGGCGATGCTGCTGGTCCTCGCGTTCCTGGGGGCGGGCACGCCGCTGCAGGTCCTGGCGTGGACCTCGCTCGCCGCGGTCTTCTTCTTCGGGTCCAACATCTGCCTGTACCTGTACACGCCGGAGCTCTTTCCCACGCGGATGCGCGCGCTGGGGAGCAGTGTGGGCGGGGCGATGAATCGGCTGGGGGTCATCCTGGGGCCGATTGTGGTGGGGGCGGTGTACGCGGGCGGTCGTGTGTCGACGGTGTTCGTGGTGCTGGGGGCCGTCGCGGTCGTGGGGGCGGTGGTCGCCGCGCTCGGGGCCGAGGAGACCGCGGGGCGGCGCTTGGAGGAGGTTTCGCCGTAG
- a CDS encoding ferredoxin reductase produces the protein MTDTFVPPTRFAVPGRIAVSNRAAAVWQRATVVEIRRETPAASTFRLKVPDWQGHLPGQHLMLRLTAPDGYVAQRHYSIASAPEDAEASGEIELTLDHVPGGEVSGHLHTVARVGDTVEVRGPLSGFFAWPGDRPALLLGAGSGVVPLMSMLRHWRKAGPSVPLRLLVSARTPSDLIYADEYGDETRVILTGTEGRLAAGHLAPLLSSSSLPEGGWEAYICGSNGFAEHASRLLVAAGQPVDRVRIERFG, from the coding sequence GTGACTGACACCTTCGTACCCCCTACGCGGTTCGCCGTGCCCGGCAGGATCGCGGTGAGCAATCGCGCGGCGGCCGTCTGGCAGCGGGCGACGGTCGTCGAGATCCGCCGGGAGACGCCCGCCGCCTCGACGTTCCGCCTCAAGGTGCCCGACTGGCAGGGACATCTGCCGGGCCAGCACCTGATGCTGCGCCTGACGGCTCCGGACGGCTATGTCGCCCAGCGCCACTACTCGATCGCGTCTGCTCCAGAGGACGCGGAGGCGTCCGGCGAGATCGAACTGACCTTGGACCATGTGCCGGGCGGCGAGGTGTCCGGGCACCTCCACACGGTGGCCCGCGTCGGCGACACCGTCGAGGTGCGGGGCCCGCTGTCCGGCTTCTTCGCCTGGCCTGGAGACCGGCCGGCACTGCTCCTGGGGGCAGGCTCAGGGGTGGTCCCCCTGATGTCGATGCTGCGGCACTGGCGGAAGGCGGGGCCGAGTGTCCCGCTGCGGCTCCTGGTCTCCGCCCGTACGCCGTCGGATCTCATCTACGCGGATGAGTACGGGGACGAGACGCGGGTGATCCTCACGGGTACGGAGGGCCGCCTGGCAGCGGGGCACCTGGCCCCGCTGCTTTCCTCGTCCTCGCTGCCCGAGGGCGGCTGGGAGGCGTACATCTGCGGCTCGAACGGATTCGCGGAGCACGCGTCGCGCCTGCTGGTGGCCGCGGGCCAGCCGGTGGACCGGGTCCGGATCGAGCGGTTCGGCTGA
- a CDS encoding purine-nucleoside phosphorylase, with product MTTSPGDTLPITRVPRTGLPTSAVVVGDPARAAAVADLLADAKEVSYHREYRTFTGTWQGTPVVVASHGVGAPGAILLFQELAEAGVTTILRLGTAGAIRPGIGDGDLVIADAAVRDDGVTGQLIPAEYPAFSTPEAVIALQRAARAAGAPYHRGVVWTRAAFQPGFLPLPGEAYAAAGIAAIEMELSALLVFAATHGLVAGGALVVDGANADELVDEEATGGYNPHRDVVAEGVDRGARITLDALRLLAGADH from the coding sequence ATGACGACGTCGCCCGGCGACACACTGCCCATCACCCGCGTCCCCCGCACCGGCCTGCCCACCAGCGCGGTCGTCGTCGGCGACCCGGCCCGCGCGGCGGCCGTCGCCGACCTCCTCGCCGACGCGAAGGAGGTGTCGTACCACCGCGAGTACCGCACCTTCACCGGCACCTGGCAGGGCACGCCCGTCGTGGTCGCATCGCACGGCGTCGGCGCACCGGGGGCGATCCTCCTCTTCCAGGAGCTGGCAGAGGCGGGCGTCACCACCATCCTGCGGCTCGGCACAGCGGGCGCGATCCGCCCCGGCATCGGCGACGGCGACCTGGTCATCGCCGACGCGGCGGTGCGCGACGACGGCGTGACGGGGCAGCTGATCCCCGCCGAGTACCCGGCGTTCTCGACCCCGGAGGCGGTCATCGCGCTGCAGCGCGCCGCGCGGGCGGCCGGCGCGCCGTACCACCGGGGCGTGGTGTGGACGCGGGCCGCGTTCCAGCCGGGCTTCCTGCCGCTGCCCGGCGAGGCGTACGCGGCGGCCGGGATCGCCGCCATCGAGATGGAGCTCTCGGCGCTGCTCGTCTTCGCCGCCACGCACGGCCTGGTCGCGGGCGGCGCGCTCGTCGTGGACGGCGCCAACGCCGACGAGCTGGTAGACGAGGAGGCCACCGGCGGCTACAACCCGCACCGCGACGTGGTCGCCGAGGGAGTAGACCGGGGCGCCCGGATAACCTTGGACGCGCTGCGCCTGCTGGCCGGCGCCGACCACTGA
- a CDS encoding aldehyde dehydrogenase has translation MPRIPADEALIAGRWRRGSGGPADTVDPATGRTLATVHAVSPDEVAEAAQGAAQAAADPRWRRLLPHQRAQLLHRIAELIEESAEELAALQTADTGKALTETRALVASAAATFRYTAAALETAEEAITPSRGDYVTMSVYEPIGVVGAVNPWNSPVASDAQKLAPALAGGNAVLLKPAEWTPLVSLSLGRIISGALDELGLPAGLLSVLPGRGSIVGDAIVRDPRVGKVTFTGGTSTGRTLAHAAAEKLMPVSLELGGKSPTVVLADADVEQALAGVMFGVFSSSGQSCIAGSRLFVAREIYAEFVGELVERVRKLRVGPGTAPDTQVAPLVHHRHRDSVAAYVDLARSEGARVLCGGAVPEGAEYRDGAYYLPTVIDGLPNSSRTCQEEIFGPVLVALPFDDEDDLARQANSSVYGLACGIWTRDHRAAWQIARRVDAGTVWINTYKQFSIATPFGGMKESGLGREKGRDGIRAYQRQKSLYWGVSDAPLPWAN, from the coding sequence ATGCCCCGCATCCCAGCCGACGAAGCCCTCATAGCGGGCCGGTGGCGTCGTGGTTCGGGCGGCCCGGCCGACACCGTCGACCCGGCGACGGGCCGCACGCTCGCCACCGTGCACGCGGTCTCCCCCGACGAGGTCGCCGAGGCGGCGCAAGGGGCGGCACAGGCCGCCGCCGACCCGCGGTGGCGCCGGCTCCTGCCCCATCAGCGCGCCCAACTGCTGCACCGCATAGCCGAGTTGATCGAGGAGTCGGCTGAAGAACTCGCCGCTCTGCAGACCGCCGACACCGGCAAGGCCCTCACCGAGACCCGCGCCCTGGTGGCCAGCGCCGCGGCTACGTTCCGCTACACGGCGGCCGCCCTTGAGACGGCGGAGGAGGCGATCACGCCCTCGCGCGGCGACTACGTGACGATGAGCGTGTACGAGCCAATCGGCGTCGTCGGCGCGGTCAACCCCTGGAACTCCCCCGTCGCCAGCGATGCCCAGAAGCTCGCCCCGGCGCTCGCGGGCGGCAACGCGGTGCTGCTCAAGCCCGCCGAGTGGACCCCGCTCGTCTCGCTCTCGCTCGGCCGGATCATCTCCGGTGCGCTCGATGAACTCGGCCTGCCCGCAGGCCTGTTGTCCGTCCTGCCGGGGCGCGGCAGCATCGTCGGCGACGCGATCGTGCGCGATCCGCGGGTCGGCAAGGTCACCTTCACCGGCGGCACGAGCACGGGCCGTACGCTCGCCCACGCGGCCGCCGAGAAGCTGATGCCGGTCTCGCTGGAGCTGGGCGGCAAGTCGCCGACGGTCGTCCTCGCCGACGCCGATGTCGAACAGGCTCTGGCCGGGGTGATGTTCGGGGTGTTCTCCTCCAGCGGGCAGTCCTGCATCGCCGGGTCGCGGCTCTTCGTGGCGCGGGAGATCTACGCCGAGTTCGTCGGTGAACTGGTCGAGCGGGTGCGGAAGTTGCGGGTCGGTCCCGGCACCGCCCCCGACACCCAGGTCGCGCCGCTCGTGCACCACAGGCACCGGGACTCGGTCGCCGCGTACGTCGATCTCGCGCGCTCGGAAGGCGCGAGGGTGCTGTGCGGCGGGGCGGTTCCGGAGGGTGCCGAGTACCGCGACGGGGCGTACTACCTGCCCACCGTCATCGACGGTCTTCCCAACTCCTCCCGCACCTGCCAGGAGGAGATCTTCGGACCCGTCCTCGTCGCGCTGCCCTTCGACGACGAGGACGACCTCGCACGACAGGCCAACTCCAGCGTCTACGGCCTGGCCTGCGGCATCTGGACCCGCGACCACCGGGCCGCCTGGCAGATCGCGCGCCGCGTCGACGCGGGCACCGTCTGGATCAACACCTACAAGCAGTTCAGCATCGCCACGCCCTTCGGCGGCATGAAGGAGAGCGGTCTCGGCCGGGAGAAGGGCCGCGACGGCATCCGCGCCTACCAGCGCCAGAAGTCCCTGTACTGGGGCGTCTCGGACGCGCCGCTCCCCTGGGCCAACTGA